Proteins encoded in a region of the bacterium genome:
- a CDS encoding M20 family metallo-hydrolase: MRARLEELGAIGRTPEGGVTRLSYREEHAQAARLCARWMQDAGAEVGVDPWGNLFGIVGGSGGAPRPIAAGSHLDTVPNGGIFDGGLGVVAAIEAAAALRAAGRRLRHPLMLLGFAEEEGVSFSLGCLGSRGVAGRLPALQALVDRTGRSAADAIRAFDPGVPRRAMPAPPAAYLELHIEQGPILERQRTPLASVDAIVGIARMSFLFLGEANHAGTTPMEGRRDALWGAADLVAQVREMARATEGRAVGTVGQCTVSPGVPNVVPGRAEVTVEVRSADGALLDRLCGGVVAAAQTCAVAYGLTVEHRHGWTEPPVPLDPRIRAEVVAAAGDLGWPIATMSSWAGHDAKILAGIGPTGMIFVPSAGGISHSPFERTGWEDAARGAQLLCRALERLDAGDES, from the coding sequence TTGCGCGCGCGCCTCGAGGAGTTGGGCGCCATCGGCCGCACGCCCGAGGGGGGCGTCACGCGCCTGTCGTACCGGGAGGAGCACGCACAGGCCGCCCGGCTCTGCGCGCGCTGGATGCAGGACGCCGGGGCCGAGGTGGGCGTGGACCCGTGGGGCAATCTCTTCGGCATCGTGGGGGGGAGTGGGGGGGCACCGCGGCCGATCGCGGCCGGCTCGCACCTCGATACCGTGCCGAACGGCGGCATCTTCGACGGCGGACTCGGCGTCGTCGCGGCGATCGAAGCGGCGGCGGCCCTGCGCGCAGCGGGGAGACGCCTGCGTCACCCTCTGATGCTCCTGGGGTTTGCCGAGGAGGAGGGGGTCTCGTTCAGCCTGGGGTGCCTTGGGTCCCGGGGCGTCGCCGGTCGGCTGCCGGCTCTCCAGGCGCTTGTCGATCGGACCGGCCGATCCGCCGCGGACGCGATCCGGGCGTTCGACCCCGGCGTCCCCCGCCGGGCGATGCCGGCGCCCCCGGCCGCGTATCTCGAACTGCACATTGAGCAGGGCCCGATCCTCGAACGCCAGCGCACGCCGCTCGCCTCGGTCGACGCCATCGTCGGCATCGCCCGGATGTCCTTCCTCTTCCTTGGGGAGGCGAATCATGCCGGGACGACCCCGATGGAGGGGCGCCGGGATGCGCTGTGGGGCGCGGCCGACCTCGTGGCTCAAGTGCGAGAGATGGCCCGCGCGACCGAGGGGCGGGCCGTGGGGACCGTCGGCCAGTGCACCGTGTCGCCCGGCGTCCCCAACGTCGTGCCGGGGCGGGCCGAGGTAACGGTTGAGGTCAGGAGCGCCGACGGCGCGCTCCTCGACCGCCTCTGCGGGGGGGTCGTTGCGGCCGCACAGACCTGCGCCGTCGCCTACGGGCTGACCGTCGAGCACCGACACGGGTGGACCGAGCCCCCGGTCCCCCTCGATCCTCGGATCCGCGCGGAGGTGGTGGCCGCGGCGGGCGACCTGGGCTGGCCGATTGCCACCATGTCGAGTTGGGCCGGCCACGATGCCAAAATCCTCGCCGGTATCGGGCCGACGGGGATGATCTTCGTCCCCAGCGCGGGGGGCATCAGTCATTCCCCATTCGAGCGAACGGGGTGGGAGGACGCCGCCCGCGGGGCGCAGCTTCTGTGCCGCGCGCTGGAGCGGCTGGATGCGGGGGACGAGAGCTAG
- a CDS encoding ABC transporter permease, with translation MTVAVEALPRPRGRTRERRGLQHLARRFARNRLAFAGFVAFVAIVLMAILAPWVAPASPVKTDFGATLLAPNAQHWLGTDELGRDVLSRVIFGARASLEAGLVSVTLGIAAGLPLGIVAGFYRGRLDDVLMRLTDAMLSFPQLILALAVAAVLGPGLGKAMIAIAVVLAPVFMRVMRAQVLTEREREYVDAARAMGAADRRIIWRHLLPNSLAPILVQGSLNVAGAIITEATLSFLGLGTQPPTPSWGSMLNAAQQYLSQAIWLSFWPGLAIAVTVFSVNVAGDGLREIWDPRTR, from the coding sequence GTGACGGTTGCCGTGGAGGCGCTGCCCCGGCCTAGGGGCCGGACCCGGGAGCGGCGCGGGCTGCAGCACCTGGCGCGGCGGTTCGCCCGAAACCGGCTTGCGTTCGCGGGGTTCGTCGCCTTTGTCGCGATCGTGTTGATGGCCATCCTCGCCCCTTGGGTCGCCCCGGCCTCCCCGGTCAAGACCGACTTCGGCGCCACCTTGCTGGCGCCCAACGCGCAGCACTGGTTGGGGACCGATGAGCTGGGGCGGGACGTCTTGAGCCGGGTGATCTTCGGCGCGCGCGCGTCGCTCGAAGCCGGGCTCGTCTCGGTGACCTTGGGGATCGCCGCGGGGCTGCCGCTCGGAATCGTGGCGGGGTTTTATCGGGGACGGCTGGACGACGTCTTGATGCGGTTGACCGATGCCATGCTCTCCTTCCCGCAGCTGATCCTCGCCCTGGCGGTCGCGGCCGTCCTGGGACCGGGGCTAGGGAAGGCGATGATTGCGATCGCCGTCGTCCTCGCCCCCGTCTTCATGCGCGTCATGCGGGCGCAGGTGCTCACCGAGCGGGAGCGGGAGTACGTGGATGCCGCGCGGGCGATGGGGGCGGCGGACCGACGGATCATCTGGCGCCATCTCCTGCCGAACAGCCTGGCGCCGATCCTCGTTCAAGGGTCGCTCAACGTTGCCGGGGCGATCATCACGGAGGCCACCCTCAGCTTCCTCGGACTCGGGACACAGCCTCCCACCCCCTCCTGGGGATCGATGCTCAACGCCGCGCAGCAGTACTTGAGTCAGGCGATCTGGCTGTCGTTCTGGCCGGGGCTGGCGATTGCCGTCACCGTGTTCTCCGTGAACGTCGCCGGAGACGGGCTGAGGGAGATCTGGGACCCGCGAACCCGCTGA
- a CDS encoding thioredoxin domain-containing protein, with the protein MPNRLSAATSPYLRSAAHQPVDWYPWSDEPFARAKAENKPILLDIGAVWCHWCHVIDRESYDNPEIARIINEQFVAVKVDRDERPDIDVRYQSAVSAITGQGGWPLTAALTSEGKVFFGGTYFPPDNAMGRPGFRQVLLAVAEFYRTKREQAHAYADELFQTLHRLGAARASEEALTPQLVESAVSDIERQFDPQNGGFGGAPKFPHTGALELLLRRHDRIADPQALAIVMRTLEKMARGGVYDQLGGGFHRYSVDASWIVPHFEKMIYDNAELLRNYVHAYQATGNAFFREIAEGVVGYVTGTLTDSIRGGFYASQDADQSLDDDGEYYTWAPEEAAVALSPEEFAAASQAYHLEGQGEMHHDPRRHVLFIDKSPDVVAALLGRPAAAVQDLIAGAKQRLLAARSARPAPFVDSTIYTGWNGMMISAFLEAARAFDRLDIRATALCALDRIVRDAYQPPPREPGGADGPPPARRGFRHVASAPGGVAGLLDDQVWMARALVDAFEQTGDPRHLALAEETMAYVIRECLAPWGAFYDTAQPASTGDRSPLGLGVPYVPTQDSPTPAGNAVAVLVLDRLALITGDARYREAAERVLRVCAPAGTAHGLFAASLIHALDLHLEPPLHAVVVGPRGDPRVGALHRAALAVYRPGTVVHLYDPTASAGQLPPEIPPVVGGSAPRVFACSATACAPPADTPEAVRETILAFGRVSVG; encoded by the coding sequence ATGCCCAACCGATTGTCCGCTGCGACGAGTCCCTACCTGAGGTCTGCCGCGCACCAACCGGTGGATTGGTACCCGTGGAGCGACGAGCCGTTCGCCCGCGCCAAGGCCGAGAACAAACCGATCCTGCTCGACATCGGTGCCGTCTGGTGTCACTGGTGCCACGTCATCGACCGGGAGTCCTACGACAACCCCGAGATCGCTCGGATCATCAACGAACAATTCGTCGCGGTGAAGGTCGACCGCGACGAGCGGCCGGACATCGACGTGCGGTACCAGAGCGCCGTGAGCGCGATCACGGGCCAGGGGGGATGGCCGCTTACCGCGGCACTGACCTCGGAGGGTAAGGTATTTTTCGGCGGGACCTACTTCCCTCCCGACAACGCCATGGGCCGCCCGGGATTTCGACAGGTGCTCTTGGCGGTGGCCGAATTCTACCGCACGAAGCGCGAACAGGCTCACGCCTACGCCGACGAGCTGTTCCAGACCCTCCACCGGCTGGGGGCGGCGCGCGCCTCCGAGGAGGCGCTGACGCCGCAGTTGGTCGAGAGTGCGGTCTCCGACATCGAGCGGCAGTTCGACCCGCAGAACGGCGGGTTCGGCGGGGCGCCGAAGTTTCCCCACACCGGCGCACTCGAACTGCTGCTGAGGCGCCACGACCGGATCGCAGACCCTCAGGCGCTTGCGATCGTGATGCGGACGTTGGAGAAGATGGCGCGGGGCGGAGTCTACGACCAGCTCGGGGGCGGGTTCCACCGCTACTCCGTCGACGCGTCGTGGATCGTGCCGCACTTCGAGAAGATGATCTACGATAACGCGGAGCTGCTGCGAAATTACGTCCACGCCTATCAGGCGACCGGGAACGCGTTCTTCCGGGAGATCGCGGAGGGGGTGGTGGGCTACGTCACCGGCACCCTGACGGACTCGATCCGGGGCGGATTCTACGCCAGCCAGGACGCGGACCAGAGTCTCGACGATGACGGCGAGTACTATACCTGGGCGCCGGAGGAAGCTGCGGTCGCGCTCTCGCCCGAAGAATTCGCGGCCGCAAGCCAAGCGTACCACCTCGAGGGACAAGGGGAGATGCACCACGACCCTCGCCGCCATGTCCTGTTCATCGATAAATCCCCGGACGTGGTGGCGGCCCTGTTGGGGCGTCCGGCGGCGGCCGTTCAGGATTTGATCGCCGGCGCGAAGCAGCGCCTCCTCGCCGCGCGCTCCGCCCGGCCGGCGCCCTTCGTCGACTCAACGATCTACACCGGGTGGAACGGCATGATGATCTCGGCGTTTCTCGAGGCCGCGCGTGCGTTCGACCGGCTCGACATCCGGGCGACTGCGCTTTGTGCTCTCGACCGAATCGTGCGCGATGCCTATCAGCCCCCTCCGCGGGAGCCCGGCGGCGCCGATGGCCCTCCGCCCGCCCGGCGGGGGTTCCGCCACGTCGCGAGCGCGCCGGGCGGTGTGGCCGGCCTGCTGGACGACCAGGTCTGGATGGCGCGGGCGTTGGTGGACGCGTTCGAGCAGACGGGCGACCCTCGCCATCTCGCCCTTGCCGAAGAAACGATGGCGTACGTCATCCGGGAATGTCTGGCTCCGTGGGGCGCCTTCTACGATACCGCGCAGCCCGCGTCCACCGGGGACCGGTCCCCGCTCGGGTTGGGGGTGCCTTACGTTCCCACTCAGGACTCGCCCACGCCCGCGGGGAACGCCGTCGCTGTGCTGGTGCTGGATCGCCTCGCCCTGATCACTGGGGACGCGCGCTATCGCGAGGCGGCGGAGCGGGTCCTACGGGTTTGCGCTCCGGCCGGCACCGCACACGGGCTGTTTGCCGCCAGCCTGATCCACGCGCTCGACCTGCACCTTGAGCCTCCGCTGCATGCGGTCGTCGTCGGCCCGCGTGGCGATCCCCGGGTCGGCGCATTGCATCGGGCGGCGCTGGCGGTCTACCGCCCCGGCACCGTCGTGCACCTGTACGATCCGACGGCGTCGGCCGGCCAGCTGCCACCGGAGATTCCCCCGGTGGTCGGCGGCTCGGCCCCGCGGGTCTTCGCCTGCAGCGCGACAGCGTGCGCGCCCCCGGCGGATACGCCCGAGGCGGTGCGCGAGACGATCCTCGCGTTCGGCCGGGTCTCCGTCGGGTAG
- a CDS encoding DUF309 domain-containing protein — MSYVRLKHTLAEVALAAIAHPDHAPTAALLLAYARRSRSHPAVALAALGRDAGTAPADAARMLLGTGLFDESPGGDRISLSAPFQPFASYLRRQAARAVSARRLLGSSRRAGLPDEIRRAVALFNAGLFFECHEYLEGIWRAAPEAERAFYHGLVQAAAGCYHMEKGNVHGTRTLLQKAMAKLEPYSPVHREVDVSSLLAGLRGVVRRLDRPSADAAPGRRARPTLPLVDGPPRGRRKRGRAGAAPGLTGSSRTDGGRPSR, encoded by the coding sequence ATGAGCTACGTACGGCTCAAGCACACCCTGGCCGAGGTCGCCCTCGCCGCCATTGCGCACCCCGATCATGCGCCGACCGCGGCCCTGCTCCTGGCCTACGCGCGGCGAAGCCGGAGCCATCCGGCCGTCGCGCTCGCGGCCCTCGGTCGGGATGCCGGGACGGCGCCGGCCGACGCGGCGCGGATGCTGCTCGGGACTGGTTTGTTCGACGAATCTCCGGGGGGGGATCGGATCAGTCTGTCCGCGCCCTTCCAGCCGTTTGCCTCCTACCTGCGCCGGCAGGCGGCCCGAGCGGTGAGCGCCCGTCGGCTGCTCGGATCGTCGCGGCGGGCGGGCCTCCCCGATGAGATCCGGCGCGCGGTGGCATTGTTCAACGCCGGCCTGTTCTTCGAGTGTCATGAATACCTCGAGGGCATCTGGCGCGCGGCTCCCGAGGCCGAGCGGGCCTTCTACCACGGCCTCGTCCAGGCGGCCGCAGGCTGTTATCACATGGAAAAAGGGAACGTGCACGGTACCAGGACCCTTCTGCAAAAGGCGATGGCGAAGCTTGAGCCGTACTCGCCGGTGCACCGCGAGGTCGACGTTTCCTCCCTGCTGGCCGGGCTGCGCGGGGTCGTGCGCCGCTTGGATCGTCCATCCGCCGATGCGGCACCCGGCCGGCGCGCGCGGCCGACGCTGCCGCTCGTCGACGGTCCTCCGCGGGGCCGCCGCAAGCGCGGCCGCGCGGGTGCCGCTCCGGGGTTGACCGGTTCCTCGCGGACGGACGGTGGTCGTCCGTCCCGGTAG
- a CDS encoding DUF1844 domain-containing protein, protein MPEPETQPGAGAGGPPQDEPQPDVQGTPAKAEAAEETGQDRTQAVPLGALPTVEVLRWSLSLLAAKAWEGMGLMPNPITNKTQKNLEEARLAIDAFAAVFEVLRARIEEPPRREMETLLTNLRLNFVEKSAG, encoded by the coding sequence GTGCCGGAACCAGAGACCCAGCCGGGGGCGGGGGCAGGCGGCCCCCCGCAGGATGAGCCGCAGCCGGACGTTCAGGGCACACCCGCCAAGGCGGAGGCGGCCGAGGAGACCGGGCAGGATCGCACGCAGGCGGTTCCGCTGGGCGCGCTGCCGACGGTCGAGGTGCTGCGCTGGAGCCTGAGCCTTCTCGCGGCGAAGGCTTGGGAGGGGATGGGCCTCATGCCAAACCCCATCACCAACAAGACGCAGAAAAATCTTGAGGAGGCGCGGCTGGCGATCGACGCGTTCGCCGCGGTCTTCGAGGTGCTCCGGGCGCGAATCGAGGAGCCGCCGCGCCGCGAGATGGAGACGCTGCTGACCAATCTGCGACTCAATTTTGTTGAGAAGAGCGCGGGATGA